The Alteromonas stellipolaris genome includes a region encoding these proteins:
- the xseA gene encoding exodeoxyribonuclease VII large subunit codes for MFTSSPSTSRQILTVTKLNRLARTVLESEVGLVWLSAEISNFVSAASGHWYFTLKDNKAQVRAAMFKNTNRTVKQRPKEGDKVLVRASVGIYEARGDYQLVIEHLESDGEGALQQAYEALKAKLNAEGLFSIERKRPMPEVINRIGVITSSTGAALHDVLSVLKRRSPQTEVIVYPSMVQGETAPAQLINALRTANQRNEVDALLLTRGGGSLEDLWCFNNENLAREIAESQLPLISAVGHEVDFTIADFVADLRAPTPSAAAEILSQDTNALSESLVQYKQRLTRAMLQKLSHLAQQHKLGHQRLQSVHPQSKIQNQWQALDRLQLRLSHAINNKLAIENKRFEYVNNRLAQQSPAERVNQAKARIAQTHKTLCNNMKQLVNSKQQAFAAKVGLLQSVSPLSTLSRGYSITMSSGTAVTSVDTVKENDILKSRVTDGEITSKIVEIRRHQ; via the coding sequence ATGTTTACATCTTCACCCTCTACATCGCGACAAATTTTAACAGTTACTAAGCTAAATCGGCTTGCTCGAACCGTGCTTGAAAGCGAGGTAGGACTTGTATGGTTATCCGCTGAAATATCTAATTTTGTGAGTGCCGCTTCCGGTCATTGGTATTTCACGTTAAAAGATAACAAGGCACAAGTGCGCGCTGCTATGTTTAAAAATACCAATCGCACCGTGAAACAGCGCCCGAAAGAAGGCGATAAGGTACTTGTAAGGGCATCTGTAGGTATTTACGAAGCACGTGGCGACTACCAGCTTGTCATAGAACATTTGGAAAGCGACGGCGAAGGCGCACTACAGCAAGCCTATGAAGCCTTAAAAGCAAAGCTAAACGCTGAAGGCTTGTTCAGCATCGAACGTAAACGCCCTATGCCAGAGGTTATTAATCGCATTGGTGTTATTACCTCATCAACGGGTGCAGCACTGCACGATGTTCTTAGTGTGTTAAAACGCCGTAGCCCCCAAACTGAAGTTATTGTTTACCCTTCTATGGTGCAAGGTGAAACCGCGCCAGCTCAGCTTATTAATGCCTTACGAACGGCAAATCAACGAAATGAAGTCGATGCACTTTTGCTAACCCGTGGTGGAGGCTCGTTAGAAGACTTATGGTGTTTTAACAATGAAAACCTTGCTAGAGAAATTGCCGAGTCACAATTACCGTTAATTAGCGCCGTTGGTCATGAAGTTGATTTTACTATTGCTGATTTTGTTGCCGATTTACGCGCCCCTACACCATCGGCGGCCGCTGAAATATTGAGCCAAGATACTAATGCGCTCAGTGAGAGCCTAGTTCAGTATAAGCAACGCTTAACCCGTGCCATGCTGCAAAAACTCAGTCATTTAGCTCAACAGCATAAACTTGGGCACCAACGTTTGCAGTCAGTACATCCGCAAAGCAAAATACAAAATCAGTGGCAAGCCCTCGATAGGCTTCAATTACGTTTAAGCCATGCTATCAATAATAAACTCGCAATCGAAAATAAACGGTTTGAGTATGTGAATAATCGCTTGGCGCAACAAAGCCCAGCGGAGCGTGTGAATCAAGCGAAAGCGCGCATAGCACAAACCCATAAAACGCTATGTAACAACATGAAGCAGTTAGTAAATAGTAAACAACAAGCTTTTGCTGCAAAAGTCGGTTTGTTACAGTCTGTTAGTCCGCTTTCTACATTGTCGCGAGGCTACAGTATTACCATGTCGAGCGGTACGGCAGTTACCTCAGTAGATACTGTTAAAGAGAACGATATACTTAAGTCTCGAGTGACTGATGGAGAAATAACCAGTAAAATAGTGGAAATTCGTCGTCATCAATAA
- the guaB gene encoding IMP dehydrogenase: MLRIIQEALTFDDVLLVPGHSTVLPHTAKLQTRLTRGVTLNIPMVSAAMDTVSEARLAIALAQEGGIGFIHKNMEPAQQAKHVREVKKYESGVVSDPVTVAKDATIGEVINLSKRLGYSGFPVTDHQNNLIGIVTGRDLRFEKRLELPISNVMTGKDDLVTVKEGASSDQVLDLMHEHRIEKILVVDDAFKLTGLITVKDFQKAENKPNACKDSLGRLRVGAAVSVGPGTDERIQLLVEAGVDVLLIDTSHGHSQGVIDRVKKVRSDYPDVQIIAGNVATGDGAKALADAGVDAVKVGIGPGSICTTRIVTGCGVPQITAVSDAVDALAGTDIPVIADGGIRFSGDIAKALAAGASCVMVGSMLAGTEEAPGEVELYQGRYFKSYRGMGSLGAMNQNHGSSDRYFQESNNAEKLVPEGIEGRVAYKGPIANIIHQQMGGLRSAMGLTGCGSIDELRTKAQFVRVTSAGMGESHVHDVSITKEAPNYRLG; encoded by the coding sequence ATGCTACGAATCATCCAAGAAGCCCTGACGTTCGACGATGTGTTGCTGGTTCCCGGCCACTCGACAGTTCTTCCACATACTGCCAAACTTCAAACTCGTCTAACTCGTGGTGTCACGTTAAATATCCCTATGGTATCTGCGGCGATGGACACCGTCTCTGAAGCACGCCTAGCGATTGCACTTGCTCAAGAGGGTGGCATCGGTTTTATTCACAAAAATATGGAACCTGCGCAGCAGGCAAAACATGTTCGTGAAGTGAAAAAATACGAAAGTGGCGTGGTATCAGACCCCGTTACGGTTGCTAAAGATGCCACCATCGGCGAAGTTATTAACCTTTCTAAGCGCCTAGGTTACTCTGGTTTTCCGGTAACCGACCATCAAAATAACCTCATTGGTATCGTTACTGGCCGTGATTTACGTTTTGAAAAACGTCTTGAACTGCCTATTAGCAATGTTATGACAGGTAAAGACGATCTTGTTACTGTTAAAGAAGGTGCAAGTTCAGATCAAGTACTTGATCTTATGCATGAACACCGCATTGAAAAAATTCTTGTGGTAGATGATGCGTTCAAACTTACCGGGCTAATTACGGTTAAAGATTTCCAAAAAGCCGAAAACAAACCAAATGCCTGTAAAGATTCGTTGGGTCGATTACGTGTTGGTGCAGCGGTTAGCGTTGGGCCAGGTACTGATGAGCGCATTCAACTTTTAGTTGAAGCCGGTGTAGATGTTTTACTTATCGACACCTCTCATGGTCATTCGCAAGGCGTTATTGACCGCGTTAAGAAAGTACGTTCCGATTATCCTGATGTACAAATTATTGCGGGTAACGTAGCAACAGGGGATGGTGCAAAAGCACTGGCCGATGCAGGCGTTGATGCAGTCAAAGTTGGGATAGGCCCAGGTTCAATTTGTACTACCCGTATCGTTACCGGTTGTGGTGTACCACAAATTACAGCGGTGTCTGATGCGGTGGATGCGCTTGCAGGTACAGACATTCCGGTTATTGCCGATGGCGGTATTCGTTTCTCTGGTGATATCGCGAAAGCCTTAGCCGCTGGCGCAAGCTGCGTGATGGTGGGTAGCATGTTAGCGGGAACGGAAGAAGCGCCAGGTGAAGTTGAACTTTATCAAGGTCGTTATTTCAAATCGTACCGCGGTATGGGTTCACTAGGCGCAATGAACCAAAATCACGGTTCATCTGACCGTTATTTCCAAGAATCAAACAATGCAGAAAAGCTTGTGCCTGAAGGTATTGAAGGTCGCGTAGCTTATAAAGGGCCTATTGCGAATATCATCCATCAGCAAATGGGCGGGCTACGCTCAGCGATGGGGCTTACCGGCTGTGGCAGTATTGATGAACTTCGCACAAAAGCACAGTTTGTTCGTGTTACCTCTGCAGGTATGGGCGAGTCTCACGTTCATGACGTTAGCATTACTAAAGAAGCACCGAACTACCGCCTAGGCTAG